The genomic segment GTGTAAATAAAGGGTCAGCATTAGAAAGTCTGGCAAATAAACTTGGTATTGATCAAAGTGAAGTTATTAGTATCGGCGACCAAGAAAACGATATTTCGATGATAGAATATGCTGGTATGGGTGTAGCGATGGGCAATGCGACCGAACATATTAAAGAAATCGCTAATTATACCACGACCACAAATAATGAAGACGGCGTGGCAAATGCCATTCAATTCCTTGTTTTAGACCGTTAAAAAGAAAAACATCTGATGTAAGGTATAGTTTGATTTAAAATTATTGACAGCGCTTTATTTAATGAGCAAAAATAGAAAGATATAAAAGTAACTTAGAATGGGAGCTATTTTGGTACAGTTAGAAAGTAATTGTTTTTGTATGGAAGTTTTCCTATCAAGTCTATCTTGCCAAACTTGCTTTCTTTTGTTATTGTTTTAGGAATAGTTTGACATTTTAAAATCGAAGGGAGTAGAGATGCTTGAAAATCACAAAAATTAAAACACATATCGTGCCAATTCAACTAAGCTCAACTTTTAAAACAGCCCTTAGAGAAGTGAGTCATGTGAATGTGGTAAGAGTATATATCCACTTTGATAATGGAATTGTCGGGATAGGTGAAGCTGCTCCGACGCATGTAATAACCGGAGATACGGAAGCAAGCATTACAAGTGCAATAAATGATATATTTGGTCCGTTTTTAATAGGACGTGAACTGGATGAAGAATTGACCATTTTAGATGAAATGAAATCACTTTTAGTACATAATTCAAGTCCGAAAGCGGCGATTGACATTGCGCTACATGACGCCTTAGCGAAAGCAAGTTCAAAACCATTGTACGAGTTTCTCGGTGGCGGAAGTCCAAGGCTCGAAACGGATTATACCATTAGCATTGGAACACCAGAAAAAATGGTTCGTGACGCGGAAACAAAAGTGGCGGAAGGATTTAAATCGCTCAAAGTCAAACTCGGCCTTGATCCAGTGGAGATAGAAGTAGCGAAAATTAGACGAATGAATGAAGCACTCGGCGGGAAGATACCCTTTCGAATTGATGCGAATCAAGGCTGGACTCCGGACGTGGCAATTCAAATCCTAAATGAATGGAGTGATATTCCGATTGATTTCATTGAACAGCCTGTAAAAAGCTGGGATTTTGCTGGGATGGCGAAAGTTACCGCTAATACCAATATTCCGATTATGGCTGACGAAAGCTTATTTGGAATACACGATGCCAAGCGACTTTTGGATGAAAAATGTTGTAATTTATTAAATATAAAATTAATGAAAAGTGCTGGAATCAAAGAAGCGCGAGCAATCCATGACTTAGCAAGTGAATATAAGGTGGACTGCATGATTGGAACGATGATTGAAGGATATGCTAGTTTATCAGCTGCCGCCCATTT from the Listeria seeligeri serovar 1/2b str. SLCC3954 genome contains:
- a CDS encoding dipeptide epimerase; the protein is MKITKIKTHIVPIQLSSTFKTALREVSHVNVVRVYIHFDNGIVGIGEAAPTHVITGDTEASITSAINDIFGPFLIGRELDEELTILDEMKSLLVHNSSPKAAIDIALHDALAKASSKPLYEFLGGGSPRLETDYTISIGTPEKMVRDAETKVAEGFKSLKVKLGLDPVEIEVAKIRRMNEALGGKIPFRIDANQGWTPDVAIQILNEWSDIPIDFIEQPVKSWDFAGMAKVTANTNIPIMADESLFGIHDAKRLLDEKCCNLLNIKLMKSAGIKEARAIHDLASEYKVDCMIGTMIEGYASLSAAAHFAASAKQVKFYDLDVPFMWNLQGKNLADIGLEIGRGEVLLTEEDGIGISAY